In Juglans microcarpa x Juglans regia isolate MS1-56 chromosome 4S, Jm3101_v1.0, whole genome shotgun sequence, a single window of DNA contains:
- the LOC121263479 gene encoding LOW QUALITY PROTEIN: trihelix transcription factor GTL2-like (The sequence of the model RefSeq protein was modified relative to this genomic sequence to represent the inferred CDS: deleted 1 base in 1 codon): MFDGAPDHQFHQWIASRTTLPSLSPSFPVPHAFSSPNIFPSYDHYDPSLSLPPNLLHPLHQQSPTHKLDHQEQKQENNLVSMNLDTERQRSLPDPIESWANEEVLALLRIRSGMENWFPEFTWEHVSRKLAEVGFKRSPSKCKEKFEEESRYFNDNINYNKSYRFLSELEELYQGHDHQNPRVGAGKNQRILEKPSGGEDNLGQSNLEVDSRDGTVGNKRFEDSHHENLLEKSKRKKRKRRKKFEMLKGLCEKIVIKIMAQQEEMHNKLLEDMVKRDEEKVAKEEAWKKQALDRMNKELEIMANEQAIAGVRQATIIEYFKQLTSSSLGSHCVEERAALLVHESLKVTTSSNSYPSSSSCSLIQAPNHNHRSLSTQVNSITPTSITKTLSHQNTSPALSPNTPDVPTSSSLPMASRNPNSINTQKNPLTLISTRTQKVSQDSITNVKDNHGKRWPRDEVLALINMRCSTQYNNSNGGDQDKEGIAKAPPLWERISQGMLELGYKRSAKRCKEKWENINKYFKKTKDVNKKRSLDSRTCPYFHQLSTLYMSQGTSQEVAAPSEGPENILTT, translated from the exons ATGTTTGATGGAGCACCAGATCACCAGTTCCACCAG TGGATAGCCTCAAGAACCACTCTCCCTAGTCTTTCTCCCTCATTCCCAGTACCCCATGCCTTTTCATCTCCTAATATTTTCCCTTCCTATGATCATTATGATCCTTCTCTTTCCCTCCCACCAAACCTTTTGCACCCATTGCACCAGCAATCTCCCACCCACAAATTAGATCATCAAGAacagaaacaagaaaataactTGGTGTCCATGAATTTAGACACTGAAAGACAGAGATCATTACCGGACCCAATCGAATCATGGGCTAACGAAGAAGTTCTTGCACTGTTGAGAATCAGATCTGGCATGGAAAATTGGTTCCCGGAGTTCACTTGGGAACATGTCTCAAG GAAGTTAGCAGAGGTTGGGTTCAAGAGGAGTCCTTCGAAGTGCAAGGAGAAGTTTGAAGAGGAAAGTAGATACTTCAATGACAACATAAACTACAACAAAAGCTACAGATTTCTCAGTGAGCTTGAGGAGCTATATCAGGGTCATGATCACCAAAACCCTCGGGTTGGGGCCGGAAAGAACCAAAGGATATTGGAAAAGCCAAGTGGAGGAGAAGACAACTTGGGGCAGAGTAATTTGGAAGTGGATTCAAGAGATGGAACAGTTGGAAATAAGAGATTTGAGGATAGTCATCATGAGAATCTTCTGGAAAAATCAAAgcgaaaaaagagaaaaaggaggaagaagtTTGAGATGCTCAAGGGTTTATGTGAGAAAATTGTGATCAAGATAATGGCTCAGCAAGAGGAGATGCACAACAAGCTTCTTGAAGATATGGTGAAGAGAGATGAAGAAAAGGTTGCCAAAGAAGAAGCTTGGAAGAAACAAGCGCTGGATAGGATGAATAAAGAGCTTGAAATTATGGCAAATGAACAGGCTATTGCAGGAGTTAGACAGGCAACAATCATTGAGTACTTCAAGCAACTCACATCGAGTTCTTTAGGAAGCCATTGCGTTGAAGAGAGAGCAGCACTACTTGTACATGAGTCTCTCAAGGTAACAACGAGTTCAAATTCATATCCTTCCAGTTCTTCATGTTCCTTAATTCAAGCACCAAACCATAATCATAGATCCCTTTCAACCCAAGTGAACTCGATCACACCCACTTCCATAACCAAAACCCTATCTCATCAAAACACTAGTCCAGCTCTTTCCCCAAACACTCCAGATGTACCCACTTCATCTTCTCTTCCCATGGCGTCCCGAAACCCTAATTCTATAAACACCCAAAAAAACCCACTTACACTCATTTCAACTCGGACACAGAAGGTCTCCCAAGACTCCATAACCAATGTCAAAGATAACCATGGAAAGAGATGGCCAAGAGATGAAGTTTTGGCACTTATAAACATGAGGTGCAGTACTCAGTACAATAATAGCAATGGTGGTGATCAGGACAAGGAAGGAATTGCCAAGGCTCCTCCTCTATGGGAGAGAATCTCACAAGGGATGCTGGAGTTGGGTTACAAGAGGAGTGCAAAGAGGTGCAAAGAGAAATGGGAGAACATAAATAAGTATTTCAAGAAAACCAAGGATGTTAACAAAAAGAGGTCCCTTGACTCTAGGACATGCCCTTATTTTCATCAATTGAGTACCTTGTACATGAGTCAAGGAACGTCACAAGAAGTTGCAGCACCTTCCGAAGGGCCTGAAAACATCTTGACTACGTAA